The following coding sequences lie in one Asterias amurensis chromosome 18, ASM3211899v1 genomic window:
- the LOC139950796 gene encoding phenylalanine--tRNA ligase beta subunit-like, whose amino-acid sequence MPTIAVKRDLLFEALGRTYTDEEFEELCFDYGLELDEITSERAMISKEQGADKAEGASDVVIYKVDVPANRYDLLCLEGLAQALLVFLQKIKHPRYVATPPADGNLQRIIIKPPTAHVRPFVVGAVLRDITFTQENYKSFIDLQDKLHQNIGRKRTLVSIGTHDLDTIQGPFYYDALPPDEIRFIPLNQTKELSAVEQMELFAKDSHLRHYLPIIRDSPVYPIIYDSKKTVLSMPPIINGDHSKISLATKNVLIEITAKDLTKAQIVLDIIVSTFSQYCSKPHSIESVEVTHIDGSKVMYPTLHYRHEQLPVELINNRIGIKEDADAVASLLTRMCLSSEVIDNKKRLVVEVPPNRADVIHACDVIEDVAVAYGFNNLVERIPQTNTIANQLPINKLTDLLRPEMAAAGFTEVLTFALCSKEDISEKLGKDMSTTNAAIISNPKTLDFQVARTCLLPGVLKTISNNRKMPLPIKAFEISDIIIKNPKMDVGTENHRHLCAVHYNKTPGFEVIHGLLDRTMQLLQVPFSKEDGYFLRAVEDATYFSGRCADIVVKGTSIGRLGVLHPKVLTKFELTNPCAAIEITIEPFL is encoded by the exons ATGCCTACGATAGCAGTTAAAAGAGATTTGCTTTTCGAAGCACTTGGAAGAACGTACA CTGATGAGGAGTTTGAAGAGTTATGCTTTGACTATGGTCTGGAGCTAGATGAAATT ACATCAGAGAGGGCCATGATAAGCAAAGAGCAGGGTGCAGACAAAGCAGAGGGTGCCTCGGACGTTGTCATCTACAAAGTGGACGTCCCTGCAAACAG GTATGATCTTCTTTGTCTTGAAGGCTTGGCCCAAGCCCTCCTCGTCTTCCTGCAGAAGATTAAACATCCTCGATACGTCGCAACTCCTCCGGCCGATGGCAATCTCCAACGCATCATCATTAAACCCCCC ACAGCTCATGTGAGGCCATTTGTTGTGGGCGCAGTGCTCAGAGACATAACCTTCACCCAAGAAAATTACAAGAGTTTCATTGATCTTCAAGACAAATTACATCAAAACATTGGCAG GAAACGAACTCTAGTTTCCATAGGAACACATGACTTGGATACAATTCAAGGTCCCTTCTACTACGACGCTCTGCCTCCTGATGAAATCAGATTCATTCCACTCAACCAG ACAAAAGAGTTATCGGCCGTGGAACAGATGGAGTTATTTGCGAAGGATAGTCACCTTCGTCATTATCTGCCGATCATCAGAGACAGTCCTGTGTACCCCATCATCTATGACAGTAAGAAGACGGTCTTATCGATGCCTCCAATCATCAATG GGGACCATTCTAAAATCAGTCTGGCCACCAAGAACGTCCTGATTGAGATCACAGCCAAGGATCTAACTAAAGCTCAGATTGTTTTAGATATCATTGTCAGTACATTCAGTCAGTACTGCTCTAAACCACACAG TATCGAGAGTGTTGAAGTCACTCATATAGACGGTTCCAAGGTGATGTACCCAACGTTGCACTACAGACACGAGCAGCTACCAGTGGAACTTATCAACAACAGGATCGGTATCAA GGAGGATGCTGATGCAGTCGCTAGCCTTCTTACCAGGATGTGTCTCAGCAGTGAGGTCATCGACAACAAGAAACGACTCGTAGTTGAAGTTCCTCCCAACAGGGCTGAT GTCATCCATGCATGTGATGTCATCGAGGATGTTGCCGTTGCCTACGGTTTCAACAATCTAGTAGAGCGCATCCCTCAGACCAACACCATCGCCAATCAGCTACCTATCAACAAACTGACCGATCTACTTAGACCGGAGATGGCTGCGGCGGGATTCACCGAAGTCCTGACCTTTGCCCTT TGCTCAAAAGAGGACATCTCAGAGAAGTTGGGGAAGGACATGTCGACCACCAACGCAGCAATCATCTCCAATCCTAAAACTCTAGACTTTCAG GTGGCGCGTACCTGTTTACTTCCAGGCGTCTTGAAGACAATCAGCAACAATCGTAAGATGCCCCTTCCCATCAAGGCCTTTGAGATCTCAGACATCATTATCAAAAACCCGAAGATGGACGTCGGCACTGAGAATCACCGACACCTCTGTGCCGTGCATTACAATAAGACACCTGGATTTGAG GTTATCCATGGTCTGCTGGATCGGACGATGCAACTTCTGCAGGTTCCATTTTCTAAGGAAGACGGCTACTTCTTACGAGCAGTGGAAG ACGCTACATACTTCTCCGGACGGTGTGCAGACATCGTCGTCAAGGGAACAAGCATCGGCCGTTTGGGCGTCCTCCATCCGAAAGTCTTGACGAAATTTGAGCTGACCAATCCCTGTGCAGCGATAGAAATCACAATCGAACCTTTCCTATGA